The proteins below come from a single Beutenbergia cavernae DSM 12333 genomic window:
- a CDS encoding GNAT family N-acetyltransferase produces MEDRDAERPRYAEAGRSVLTPRLRLEPVGPANAADLWLVHDEVSRWYGTDRPSREDVEQWAASWGEAWRVHGVHKWIAYDRVTGDVVGRGGLSRTPLDDDWGQLYAFLPAEPWVRAAHESRHLGTVHASWLEIGRLRYSAPVSAARSRRARR; encoded by the coding sequence GTGGAGGATCGAGACGCGGAGCGGCCGCGCTATGCCGAGGCCGGTCGATCGGTGCTCACGCCGCGCCTGCGGCTCGAGCCGGTCGGCCCGGCGAACGCCGCCGACCTGTGGCTCGTCCACGACGAGGTCTCGCGGTGGTACGGCACCGACCGGCCGAGCCGCGAGGACGTCGAGCAGTGGGCGGCGTCCTGGGGCGAGGCGTGGCGCGTCCACGGCGTCCACAAGTGGATCGCCTACGACCGGGTGACGGGCGACGTCGTCGGCCGCGGAGGTCTGTCTCGCACGCCTCTCGACGACGACTGGGGCCAGCTCTACGCGTTCCTCCCGGCGGAGCCGTGGGTGCGCGCCGCTCACGAGAGTCGGCACCTCGGCACCGTGCACGCGAGCTGGCTCGAGATCGGGAGGCTGAGGTACAGCGCACCCGTCAGTGCGGCTCGTTCGCGAAGAGCGCGGCGTTGA
- a CDS encoding class I SAM-dependent methyltransferase, with amino-acid sequence MRLSTVDQLLDLLDGVVAAHERGDRTSRDAAPFWERMLTQPGHPLATTLPDEPLVDWLARGLLGELDGARVLDVGCGNGRNAAWLAGQGAHVTGIDIAAGLLDAVRPRMPDGVTLIPADVLRDELPDGVFDLVYDSGCFHHLAPHRRITYLDRVMPLVAAGGRYGIVAFAQERQPSAADAEIVVSGDTGGGMSFSEGDLAAIFGGALHPLEVRAVRDDVDGTFGADFLNAALFANEPH; translated from the coding sequence ATGCGTCTGAGCACCGTCGACCAGCTCCTCGACCTGCTCGACGGCGTGGTCGCCGCCCACGAGCGCGGCGACCGCACCTCGCGGGACGCCGCGCCGTTCTGGGAGCGGATGCTGACGCAGCCCGGGCACCCTCTCGCCACCACGCTCCCGGACGAGCCCCTCGTCGACTGGCTCGCTCGCGGCCTGCTCGGCGAGCTCGACGGCGCGCGGGTCCTCGACGTCGGGTGCGGCAACGGGCGGAACGCGGCCTGGCTGGCGGGCCAGGGTGCGCACGTGACCGGCATCGACATCGCCGCCGGCCTGCTCGACGCCGTCCGGCCCCGCATGCCCGACGGCGTCACCCTGATCCCTGCCGACGTCCTGCGCGACGAGCTGCCGGACGGCGTCTTCGACCTGGTCTACGACTCCGGCTGCTTCCACCACCTGGCGCCGCACCGCCGGATCACCTATCTGGACCGGGTGATGCCGCTCGTCGCCGCCGGAGGGCGGTACGGGATCGTCGCGTTCGCGCAGGAGCGGCAGCCCAGCGCGGCCGACGCCGAGATCGTCGTCAGCGGCGACACCGGCGGCGGCATGTCGTTCTCCGAGGGGGACCTCGCCGCCATCTTCGGCGGAGCGCTGCACCCGCTCGAGGTCCGCGCCGTGCGGGACGACGTGGACGGCACCTTCGGCGCCGACTTCCTCAACGCCGCGCTCTTCGCGAACGAGCCGCACTGA
- a CDS encoding dienelactone hydrolase family protein, with the protein MTGRGLEMAEIVLFHHVQGLTEGLRRLAALLEDDGHTVHLPDLFGGRTFETIPDGIAFQQSLDEDETARAVAAVIDPLPADLAYIGFSWGVQYAQRFTQTRDGARGGVFFDSCLPLTGDWAFGPWPDGVPVQIHGKEDDEFFAHEGDIDAAREIVATIGPELAELYVYPGDQHLFADSSLASYDPEAAALAIERTRAFLTRIS; encoded by the coding sequence ATGACAGGAAGGGGCCTCGAGATGGCCGAGATCGTGCTGTTCCACCACGTGCAAGGGCTGACCGAGGGGCTGCGTCGCCTGGCAGCACTCCTCGAGGACGACGGGCACACCGTGCACCTGCCCGACCTGTTCGGCGGCCGCACGTTCGAGACGATCCCCGACGGGATCGCGTTTCAGCAGTCCCTCGACGAGGACGAGACGGCGCGCGCCGTCGCCGCCGTGATCGATCCGCTTCCCGCCGATCTGGCGTACATCGGGTTCTCCTGGGGTGTCCAGTACGCGCAGCGCTTCACGCAGACGCGCGACGGCGCCCGCGGGGGCGTGTTCTTCGACTCGTGCCTCCCGCTCACCGGCGACTGGGCGTTCGGTCCGTGGCCCGACGGCGTCCCGGTGCAGATCCACGGCAAGGAGGACGACGAGTTCTTCGCGCACGAGGGCGACATCGATGCCGCCCGCGAGATCGTCGCGACCATCGGGCCGGAGCTCGCCGAGCTGTACGTCTACCCCGGCGACCAGCACCTGTTCGCCGACTCCTCGCTCGCGTCGTACGACCCGGAGGCAGCGGCTCTCGCGATCGAGCGGACGCGGGCGTTCCTGACGCGCATCTCCTAG
- a CDS encoding ArsR/SmtB family transcription factor, whose product MSINTGIPDYELDDLLVVTAPQALKAMADPLRGRLLELVLERAATVTEMAAAVGRPKSTVAHHVARLVDAGLLRVVRTRRVRAIDERFYGRAARTYYVGALSSDTDKATVATMNGLAEAAREAAPAHAADDLRCLLVHARIPVEEVRTFWAEVQEVARRFSQIPRSGDQVYGFVAGLYPTDVPTLPPAGVGESRAR is encoded by the coding sequence ATGTCGATCAATACCGGGATCCCGGACTACGAGCTCGACGACCTCCTCGTGGTCACCGCCCCTCAGGCGCTCAAGGCCATGGCCGACCCCCTGCGCGGCAGGCTCCTGGAGCTGGTCCTCGAACGTGCCGCGACGGTGACCGAGATGGCTGCCGCCGTCGGCCGCCCGAAGAGCACCGTCGCGCACCACGTCGCGCGGCTCGTCGACGCCGGCCTGCTCCGCGTCGTCCGCACGCGTCGGGTCCGCGCGATCGACGAGCGGTTCTACGGCCGGGCCGCGCGGACGTACTACGTCGGGGCGCTCTCGTCCGACACCGACAAGGCCACCGTCGCGACCATGAACGGGCTCGCCGAGGCCGCCCGCGAGGCCGCTCCCGCCCATGCCGCCGACGACCTGCGGTGCCTGTTGGTCCACGCTCGGATCCCGGTCGAGGAGGTCCGGACGTTCTGGGCCGAGGTCCAGGAGGTGGCCCGCCGATTCAGCCAGATCCCACGGTCCGGCGACCAGGTCTACGGCTTCGTCGCCGGCCTCTACCCCACCGACGTGCCGACGCTGCCGCCCGCCGGCGTCGGGGAGTCGCGCGCCCGCTGA